The DNA region tacatatatacatatttataaatacatatcataacacccagaccacggccaacaagcatgctcatcacacaaatgtcgaccgaaccgagaatcgaacccgggagtCAGGTTCGGCAGttcggcatggtgaccattgcgccatcgaggtcgtcaaatgtTAATATAAGTTAATATAATCATCAACTTCAGAATACTGGATTGTTTTTGCGGAAAATTGAAGACCAATTCAGaaaattaatttttgaaagaaCAGCATTACTGTCCCTTTTCTGactgtttatttattgaaataaaaaaagcgTAGTTGCTTTCAGGTGGAACTTAGCCGTATTGTAGCTTATTTATCAGAATAACACAAAGCCTAAATTTTATCCACATGCCGGCAGTAATTCCATAACTTAAGCTAGTTAACCCTAGATTACTACTCATGTTGTGACGCACAAAGAAACTACTCATACGCTTGCGAGGCACAtcatatttactaatgattttattaaaaacctaTTAGTATGATTGATATGTTTTGACTGTTTATGTAATTGTGTAGAttactaaaaaaagaaaaacacaattttaattaatatttatatatttttattacaaaatctttaatcaaataaatcttAGAAACAAATTTTAGGAACTTAGGCAATTTAACAGtgttctaattaaaaataaaaaaataaaatttaaagtatACAATTCTCTTGGAAAAtagtaaattatgaaataatcaaccaaaaaaaactaacaatgtaacaaaaaaatattttagatgcaTCCGATACATACATGAACTTGATGTATAGATGTTTGGCACTTGGCGCACGTCATTTTGGACATCCTCTTCTTTTTAGATGTACAATAAGAGCAATATCTTCTTTTTTTTGGCGGTGGTGGACCCTCATTTTCTCCAGAATAGTCATCGGAAGGTTTTTTTAGGATGACTTCAATTATATCCCAGATATTGCGCTTCAACGTAGTTGCTTCTAGTCATTTTTGCATCCATTCAGTAGTCAACTGCGTGCTAAATTTTTTCGTAAATTGTCTTCGACTGAGGggtttttcattttatgttgATATGTTATGACAATATATAACATACTAGTATAACATATGAATTTACAAAAGATATGTAGAATaactaataatgaacaaaaaaacactaacaaaataatttgattaatagCGTAAAACTTACATACAAACTACTCATACGTCTTTGGAGCGCCAAGGGTAGTAATATCAAAAAAACTATTACACTTACCGTAACGAAACCACCGTCCTGCGACACGTGCTGGCATGGACTGAGATGTCCTTGAACGTGAATGCCGTACGCGCAAAGGATAAAAGGAGAAAGCAAAATACCAAAAACGCGGGCGCCTCTGCGACGTAGAGTAGTAATCTAGGGTTAATTAAAACCGTTCAACTTTCTTATTCCAGCTACTATTAGAATGTGGACTAATCCGTCCATCTGGTCCCGGGATGTTCACAATCCTCCCCCTAGCTCGGCGAGCACTGGACAAGCTAGAAGCTCTCATCATATCGTCCATAGAGACCGCCGGAGCCCAGCGCATGTCTGTACCATCACTCACAGCTGCTAACCTGTGGGAGAAGACCGGAAGACTGCAGGAGGTGGGGCCTGAACTCATGAGGATGGAAGATAGACATGGAAAGAAGTATTTATTGGCTCCGGTGAGTCTGtggattatttaataaaatatatagcttATGTCACCGGCAGGAGCGTGGCTTTCCAgcagtgaaaaaaatatagtcatTTTTACCTTACTATAGAATAGGATTTTATTTAGCAAATGTATATAGGATATACGAAGCCCTTAAATAATCTCAGCCAGTTTTAACATTTGGCATGCaaacaataactttaaaaacaactttaaaaatttttattaacaaaaaaaacattacttatCTCATTACATAAAACATCAGTAACTCAAAGTATATTTACTGCATTCCAGACACATGAAGAAACAATAGCAGACTTGTTGTCAGACGTGGGGCCGCTCTCATACAAACAACTACCACTATTACTATATCAGGTAATTAGCTTCTGTGAGCAGCCTGCGTGTAGTGAGAAGTACTTCACGTGACCAGATTATAAGTAGCCTATATCCTTGTTCTATAAATAGGttatctgaaatattttttttatttttcaagtaaaCTTTTAGCTGTATAATCTAAGTATAGACTTGTGGTCAGTAGAATGTATATTCTACTGACATATGTATATAGAATCTTGTGAATCTTGGAATACATAGGTGGGATATTATAAGCTGATCCCTAACCGTTCCACCTCCATATATCTTTGCTCCAGCTTTTTGACTACAAGATATACACATAAATAGAGTTCAGTGTGCTGGACGCTTACCGCGTGCACGAGAGTTGctaattacatacattttatttatatttccttaAAGATAAGCAACAAATACCGCGACGAACACCGTCCCAAGCACGGCTTGCTCCGAGCGCGAGAGTTCAGTATGCTGGACGCTTACGGTGTCCATGCCAGTGAAGAGTGCGCGCGTACATGCTACGGCACGGTCTGTGATGCTTATACTGAGCTGTTCAGGAGGCTGGACTTGCCTGTGCAAAAGGGTGAGTAAAAAAAACTTCCTCAAAATAGTTAAATTTATTACGCACGCGCAGATTCGCTGCAAAAATAATCTCATTAAAAACTTTGATAAGTGATGTTCATCATCTTATCTGCctggctttttttttaaactgtgttggggtcggcttccagtcataAACGCATCAACATGTTCCCTGAGCGATTTGACTTCTTCAATCCGTAAACCCTTGATAGGACTGGTTTTCAAACATACTGACTACCGTTACCACTGCCAAAAATATTcatatgacagccgggacatgGACATGGACCCAGTTAGGTCGATAGGATAGGcttcgctccttgtggcacaacTGGttaactggaagccgaccaacgGATTTTCGGAAATTTTGAtttgggaaatggctaggcagatgatttaatAGTTTATACGTTTGTCCACTAGTGCCCGCCAACCCTGGCGAGATGGGCGGCTCCCTCTCTCACGAGTGGCAGCTGCCCGCTGCGGCAGGCGAGGACCAGCTCGCGCTGTGCCGCCAGTGTGAGCGTGCACCGCTCTCTGACACCTGTGACACATGTGGCGGGGATGTACGAGCTGTCAGCAGTGTGGAGGTAAGCATCTGGCTCCCTCTCTCACGAGTGGCAGCTGCATCACCATTTTTTTTGACGACCTCAATAGctcaatggtcaccatgccggactgatCTGAGGTCCCGATGAGACTGGTTGTTTAATTTtctggcgtctgactacccgtaacgactgccaaagatgttcacaCGATCAAATTCAATAAACGAATTTCACTTTGACTTTGGTTAAAATCTGGACATTTCTGCTGTTTTCCAGGTCGGTCACACATTTATCCTGGGCACTAAGTACAGCTCTCCCCTCGCAGCACACTACACGCCCGCCTCCGGAGCGCCGCAGCCTCTCATCATGTCCTGCTACGGGATAGGCATCACTAGGTAAGCCATCCGGCTAGCCGCTTCCTAAGTACAGCTCTCCCCTCGCAGCACACTACACGCCCGCCTCCGGAGCGCCGCAGCCTCTCATCATGTCCTGCTACGGGATAGGCATCACTAGGTAAGCCATCCGGCTAGCCGCTTCCTAAGTACAGCTCTCCCCTCGCAGCACACTACACGCCCGCCTCCGGAGCGCCGCAGCCTCTCATCATGTCCTGCTACGGGATAGGCATCACTAGGTAAGCCATCCGGCTAGCCGCTTCCTAAGTACAGCTCTCCCCTCGCAGCACACTACACGCCCGCCTCCGGAGCGCCGCAGCCTCTCATCATGTCCTGCTACGGATAGGCATCACTAGGTAAGCCATCCGGCTA from Helicoverpa zea isolate HzStark_Cry1AcR chromosome 29, ilHelZeax1.1, whole genome shotgun sequence includes:
- the LOC124644286 gene encoding probable proline--tRNA ligase, mitochondrial translates to MRYLSKVFQPVITIPKNAKIKNTEITCKSQKLLLECGLIRPSGPGMFTILPLARRALDKLEALIISSIETAGAQRMSVPSLTAANLWEKTGRLQEVGPELMRMEDRHGKKYLLAPTHEETIADLLSDVGPLSYKQLPLLLYQISNKYRDEHRPKHGLLRAREFSMLDAYGVHASEECARTCYGTVCDAYTELFRRLDLPVQKVPANPGEMGGSLSHEWQLPAAAGEDQLALCRQCERAPLSDTCDTCGGDVRAVSSVEVGHTFILGTKYSSPLAAHYTPASGAPQPLIMSCYGIGITRLLAASIEALSSETQLRWPAAIAPYSVIIIGPKEGSREWQSHGIESINRLCDRVSVTHDAIIDDRHQLTIGKRLMMADRMGYPNIIVMGKASLENPPRYEVYSRNATAPRLLTDAELLAMLDGHPVQHDVVSNKE